A region from the Aegilops tauschii subsp. strangulata cultivar AL8/78 chromosome 5, Aet v6.0, whole genome shotgun sequence genome encodes:
- the LOC109732661 gene encoding CBL-interacting protein kinase 16: MARGREGEVRNLVLGKYELGRMLGQGSFAKVYYGRDLRDGQSVAIKVIDKAHLRQTDGMVEQLRREISIMRMVRHPNVVGIREVLASRQRVFVVMEYARGGELFAKVARGRLTEDAARKYFQQLVAAVAFCHSRGVAHRDLKPENLLLDEEGRLKVTDFGLAALPEQLRHDGLLHTQCGTPAYVAPEVLRKRGYDGARADMWSCGVVLYVLLCGFLPFQHDNYVKMYQKIFKGEYQMPPWVSGEARRLIGRLLAVDPAKRISIPEIMLTPWFKRGFVPPVPSSPVTPRKWDDDNAAALIDGSEDSSGNISPRTCNAFQLISSMSSGFDLSGLFESEQKAATVFTSRAPAATVFHKLESAGKALRYNTTRGKGWRIRMEAKADGANGRLAVTAEVFEVAADVTVVEFAHDGGDALDFNKFCAEDVRPGLADIVWAWQGDVPALPGAVA, encoded by the coding sequence ATGGCGAGAGGCCGGGAGGGCGAGGTGAGGAACCTGGTGCTGGGCAAGTACGAGCTGGGGCGGATGCTGGGCCAGGGCTCCTTCGCCAAGGTCTACTACGGCCGCGACCTGCGCGACGGCCAGAGCGTGGCCATCAAGGTCATCGACAAGGCCCACCTCCGCCAGACGGACGGCATGGTGGAGCAGCTGCGCCGGGAGATCTCCATCATGCGCATGGTGCGCCACCCCAACGTCGTCGGCATCCGGGAGGTGCTCGCCAGCCGCCAGCGCGTCTTCGTCGTCATGGAGTACGCGCGCGGCGGCGAGCTCTTCGCCAAGGTCGCCCGCGGCCGCCTCACGGAGGACGCCGCCCGCAAGTACTTCCAGCagctcgtcgccgccgtcgccttctGCCACAGCCGCGGCGTCGCGCACCGGGACCTCAAGCCCGAGAACCTGCTGCTGGACGAGGAGGGCCGGCTCAAGGTCACCGACTTCGGCCTCGCCGCGCTGCCCGAGCAGCTGCGCCACGACGGCCTGCTCCACACGCAGTGCGGCACCCCGGCCTACGTCGCGCCGGAGGTGCTCCGCAAGCGCGGCTACGACGGCGCGCGCGCCGACATGTGGTCCTGCGGCGTCGTGCTCTACGTGCTGCTCTGCGGCTTCCTCCCCTTCCAGCACGACAACTACGTCAAGATGTACCAGAAGATCTTCAAGGGCGAGTACCAGATGCCGCCCTGGGTCTCCGGCGAGGCGCGCCGCCTCATCGGCAGGCTGCTCGCCGTCGACCCCGCCAAGCGCATCTCCATCCCGGAGATCATGCTCACGCCGTGGTTCAAGCGGGGGTTCGTGCCGCCCGTCCCCTCCTCCCCCGTCACGCCCAGGAAGTGGGACGACGACAACGCCGCCGCCCTCATCGACGGCAGCGAGGACAGCTCCGGCAACATCTCGCCGCGGACGTGCAATGCGTTCCAGCTCATATCCTCCATGTCCTCCGGGTTCGACCTGTCGGGGCTGTTCGAGAGCGAGCAGAAGGCGGCGACGGTGTTCACGTCCCGCGCGCCGGCGGCCACCGTGTTCCACAAGCTGGAGTCGGCGGGCAAGGCGCTGAGGTACAACACGACCAGAGGGAAAGGGTGGAGGATCAGAATGGAGGCCAAGGCCGACGGCGCGAACGGGCGGCTCGCGGTCACCGCGGAGGTGTTCGAGGTGGCCGCCGACGTGACCGTGGTCGAGTTCGCGCACGACGGCGGCGACGCGCTCGACTTCAACAAGTTCTGCGCCGAGGACGTGCGCCCGGGGCTCGCGGACATTGTCTGGGCGTGGCAGGGCGACGTGCCCGCCTTGCCGGGCGCCGTCGCGTGA